The Solanum dulcamara chromosome 2, daSolDulc1.2, whole genome shotgun sequence region CAAGTCAAGCCGAGCCGAACTGAATTTAACTGGATTGAGTAGagtcttgaaattttgaaagaagTTGAGTGTGTTAagtaaaaaaagagaataaaacaAAATCGAGTTGAACTGAAGTGGATTGAGTACAAGGTTAGAAATCTTTAAAGGGGTTGAGTTTGTTAATGTTAAGTAAAAGAGAGAATAAAACCAAACCAAGCTGAGTCGAGCTGAATTGAAGTGAATTGAATGATGAAGttagaaattttgaaaaatccaGCTGAATCGAGTCAAGGTGAACTTAGATTGAGTAGCTAATgctatacataaaaaaaaatggaagagcttgaatttgttaagcaaaagagagaagaaaaagcGAATTGAACTCAGGATTGAAATGAGCTAAACTATATACTAGAGCTATATAAATCTTTGAAAAGAGGTTTAGTTTAGTAAGTaagaaagaataaaatcaaATCGAGCTGAGCTGAGCTGAGTTGGGTCGAGTAAAAAATTACCTTAAAAGATGAAATTGATGAGAATTTTTTTCCAAGAAAAGAGGCtacaagaagaaagaagaagaaaaagaagagggaCACTGGCCATATTTGTGTGTGTAGAATTAGAATATAATAGATATTGGGAAATAGAGTAATGATTGAGGATAGTGGCTTTTGAGGAAAGAGGGTATTTTTGCAAGAAAGGGAAAGCTTTAATTTTGGCATTAATTTGAAGTGATTGGAGGAAGCAGTATTCTGTCTGGTAAAGTACTAGTAGTTGAGTATTTTCTTCGTTTTAAAATACTTAGTCACGTTTcgttttatcaaaaaataatttgattaacttttaaaatttaaattcaaaattttaaaagtacTACGAACAAGAATTCTTTTCATTCCCATATGGTGAAAAAATGCATGTTAATGTGTTGGTCAAAATTCATAAACatgaaaagtattttaaaaCGAATGAAGTAATATATTATAAGAGTAACATTTACTAGTGGAGTAATAAGTACTTTTTTTTCCTGCaattcaataattaattttttaccGACACTTTGACTAATTCAAATTATTGTCATATGACTTATAAAAAGAGAAGCATttcctattaaaaaaaaattgtatcatTATTCAAGGCTCGAATCCAACGTCTCGTGGTAAGTCATATTCCATATATAACTCTCATTGTGGGGGTATTTCATATCTAATTTAAAATCGAACATTAGGAAGCTTCGTggcaatcaaaaataaaaagtattatcctaattaatccaaaaaaattgaagtaaTATGTTCCTTCTAGTGAAACAACGTAATTTTGTTTCTGATTTATTTTGTGTCCAAGTTATAATTCATTGTTTTCATTAAAATTGTGGAGTGtcgaaattttgagtttataaattttgataaattgtatATAGAAAAATAGGTTTATTggttattaaataaattatttatacatattaagtaaatttcttaatacaaatacaaaaaattgACCAAATAATTCTATCGAATCCGTAATTTTCTCTCTAGCTCCGCACCAAAAAATTATCATGTAAATATTCTTGAAATAGAGTTGGTACAACACAATAACTCTTCAGGTGTGACAACTATATATTTGGCCCATGATTCAAATGTAAGCTCATATTAATTAGaagttgaatatatatatatatactaaatcTCTACCTTTTAAGTCCAAATAATGAAAGTTGTCTACTTTTTCCATTTCGTATTTAATGACGCCGTCAGAATATTTCACTTTCATTCACAATAAGCAATGACTGACTAATAAGAGttgaataatataattttctaataAAAGGTGTCAATTAACATATTTTGAACAAGGGTGACTCCATCACTTTGTATCATCTAAATTACCAAAGGAAAGAactataactatttttatcgTTACATCTCCGTCTCAAACTAGTGAAAACCTTGATTTAAAAAGTGACTTATTAAGCTTCTATTAGCCAAGTATCATTGCGCTCGTAAGGATGGTAATTGAGCCCGTTCAAGAATCTCTATCTCTAAAAACAAGCTTCAAGTTATGTATTCATAAGGATGATAATTGAACTCTGGCAAGAATCTCTAGAAACAAGACTCAAGTTACTTGTTAGGATGGTTATTGAGATCATGCAATTAAGAATATCCAGAAACATGACTCGAATTATTCGTAAAGATGATTAATTGAGCTTGTGCAAGAATCTCTAGAAACTAAACTCGAGTTACTTGTAAGGATGGTAAATTGAGCTCTGCAAGAATCTCTAGAAACAAGACTCATTACTCGTAAAGATGATTAATTGAGCTAATGCAAGAATGATCTCTAGGATCAAGACTTTGAGTTACTCGTAAGAATGGTTATTAAACTCGTGCAGGATAATAATTGAGCTCGTACAAGAATGATCTCTAGAAACAAAACTCGAGTTACTCATAAGGATAATGATTGAGCTCGTACAAGATTGATCTCTTGAAACAAGGCTAGAGTTACGTGTAATAAGGATGGTAATTGAGGTCATACAATTTCTGCAGATTATCTATGAACTGAGTATATTTTGGCAATTTGCCActggaaaaaaacaaaaaaatcgtTCACGGTGGGACTCGAACCCACAATCTCCCGCTCCGGAGGCGAGCGCCTTATCCATTAGGCCACGCGAACTTCTTGTTCTCAGAAacacatttttgcataatagtAAGTTCTGAAAAGAACCGCAACCTATCTCATACTCTATCcgtttaaaaaaaatgacctAATCggaattttaagaaaataaagaagacttttcAATTTAGTGCTTCTAAATTAAAGCtatgtcaaatgtaccaaaatataatttaatcttGTGGTTTTAAATATGTTAcgtgaaaagttaaaattaaagtgtTCCCAAAAAAGAAATGCGTCATACTTTTTGAAAAAagcctaaaaatcaaaatagatcattcttttttaaacagtGAGAGTCTATATTTGACCGCCCTTGATcacttaactaattatttttgAAGATAAAGTAAGGAAATAATTTGAGGCTATGTTCAAGTCTGTTTCATAATACGGGAGAATAGAAAATGTTTTTTCTCGCTATAAGATAGGGATAGATTCTCTCTTTATTAGAGCCAAAATTCTACAATTGAGGGGAGAGAGATTTAGGtcgattcatgaaaataataattagactGGTTTCATACCTTATCTCATGTTACATTACTCCTTAATTAGTGTGAGTATTTATGGAACATGATTTCATCAACAATGGTTCATTCAGTCGAAGGGATTTATTTCCATGAAAAAAGTATTCACTACAACGCCTTCATTCACTCATCTCAAGGAAAGAGAATCAGTCTGGTAGCAAAAGAGGACACCGATTATTTAAGTTAGACATATGTGTGGACTTCaccaaaatttaataaatataatatttaaagtcagtttaaaaatgaaaagagttTAATATTAATGACATGAAGATGGGATATCTAAATTTGAAATTCTGAATTTATCTTTATATTTGGCATCCTCGTTTCAAATTAACATTTTAATTTAACGTCATAATatgttgttttattttctttgtatactgctattttttttgttatattctcttgcgattttattttaaaaatatttcttttaagctGAGAATCTATCAGAAGAAACCTCTCTACCTCACAAAGATAAGCATAATACCGAGGATATCTTACCCTCTAATCCTCACATCCACTTGTGGAATTACGGTACTGAGcatgttattattgtttgttaTTGTTGCAACATTTTCCTCATAACCTTTTATATGCCTTGTGGCACTGtcatattttacataatttcaAATCTAGTCAACCAAGTACACAGAAACAATTTATCTTTTCCAAAGAAATCATTTTCAatggaaatcattttcttccCTGGCTACCATGCACACTAAAatgtttttttcttcaattttattaaaattcacAACCTAATTGATTATActactaaaaatataaataccaACAATCTTAAAttactaaatgataaatacaaaCACACATCTTGTAGAACTACAACTCTCATAATTAGTAATTTAGCGGCAGGGTCTAGAGCGATTTCTGTGAGTTCAACTGAACCAAGCCCATTAAGATTTTCGCCTCAAACTATATGTCTACATATCACACgaaaaaattcaaacatatacataataaaatCACACTTATTTTGTGAACCTTCTGGCTCTTGATCCTGAAATACGCCTCTAATTGATCTCATCAGACGCGTTGTTTCCGGAACTCATGAAGACATTATACCAAAAAAACATATCATTGTTGAACCTAGTCATGTCCCCATGTCCATAATTTGTTGAATATTGCATGTTCTCCTCCTTGTTTGATTGAGTGTCATGAGAACttgaattattttcttgaagATCTTCTTGATCATGGCATGAAGTTGGATGATAGGCAACAATATTTTGTGAATCTTGATAATAATTTGAAGAAATTATATGATGCTCTTCAATATTTTGTGTAACATTTGTTGTCATTTCATGCCCTTTTTTGGTAGTTGTAGTAGATGCTAGATCATTGTGTTGTTCTAATCTTTTCTTCAAGTGAGTGTGCCAAAAATTCTTTATTTCATTATCTGTTCTTCCTGGCAGCCTTGATGCAATTGCAGACCATCTAAACATAAGAAACAAATAGGAAAAAAGTCACatttattaataataacattaatataaaaaaatgcaAACCATGTATATGGTTTTCAATATTAAAATCCGTATAACTTATTATATGGATTTTAATAACGGAAGAGTCAAATattgtataactaatacatgtattataAGTTATACGAGAGTTTATGTATTATTTCATATTGTATAGAAAGTGGAGTaagtaatacatatatattgtattAGATATACGTGGATaagagagtatatatatatataaagacgAACATGCCCATACAATAGGTAATTCAGATTGATTGTTTAGATGATTGTTCAACTAATAGTTATAATTATCTACGAAAATCACATTTTTTCTTAGTTccaatttttttcaataaagaAAGTGATTTTATaagataataattattagttgaATGACCAAATGAGAAATCAACTCTAGataaaaattcctaaaaaagaatttctatattatttatttaccaTATATCGTCCTTTAATTTGTATAACAAATACATGTAATAATAATTAAACCATGTATTACAATCCCAATATCACTAATACATCAAACCAAATACATGCATGAACAAGAAACTATGAAGAAGGCTACAAAAAGAAACAAGgtgataaataattataaaataataatatatagataattactatatgaaaataaatattattgtacCTGTTTCCAAGAAGTTTATGTAGCTTAATgatgatttcttcttcttcctcactAAAGTTTCCTCTTTTAATATCTGGCCTTAAGTAATTTGTCCACCTTAATCTGCAACTTTTTCCACACCTTAATAAACCTATAACAAgttcaaacaaaaaaatattattttttcatgaaaaaagaaattgatTATATTATAAGATCATAACAGTCAAGAAGTTACTTAATTTGAACCATATATTCAATGAGAAGAAATTGAGTGCAACGAAAATCAACAAATAAGCTCTTCAATTGTATGCTAAGGAAATCCATTTCTAATTCCAACGAGTCGAGTACGATTGTATATTTGATAAAAATTTATTgtatcaaaaatataaattattaagtcTTATACTAAGGATAAATTGATTCGcttaaagaaatttttttttttataattagagGTAAACTTCGTTCACTACCAAAAAGAACATGAATTTAGATGTTTTCGTCGAAAATATGGAATTTCTAGCAGAATATCCTGTAAAAATATTTCGAACAAGCTATATTCTAACCAATTCCGTTGAAAATTCACATTTTTCGACGGAAAtgtaacaaaaaaattaaatacaagaagCAAAAGAGTTGGAGAAATTAATCatatattaaaagaaataaataataataaaaaactcACCTGCTTGTTTAGGAAGTGCCCTCCAATTTTCATGtccatatttttgaataaaagaTATCAAAATTTGATCTTCTTCTTGAGTCCATGGCCCTTTCTTCAACCCCATTTTCTCACAACATGGAGCTCTTACCATTTTAGccacttttttttctctctctctttctagcTAATGTAATATGAAAAAATGGGGTGAAACATTGGCCAACTATACAATTAGTAcatataaaaacataaaaacgTGGAAAAGATGgtccaattattttttatttttttttattattattgggaCCTTTTATCACTATGAGATTTGGCATtggatttttctctcaaactaaTTATTACATAGAAAGAAGATAACTAATTATATTACATTGAGAAAGAGAGTAGTAGTTTCCTTATCGAGTTTAATAATCTGTTTGATCAAGTTTATGAGGAActaaacatattttttatttacaaaGTTAAGGTATTTGGTTaagtcttattttatttaaaaaaacgTGATTTTAAATAGTAATAGAAACTGTGTTTATAAGCTAAACAAAAGCTTGTACATATAAACACTTATTTTTAACCATGTACAAGCTAACCACAAACTATTGCTATAATAttgacaaatatatttttgaaacacatctataacaaaaaaaataactttttaaacTAATTAGACTTCAAATAGTTGATCAAACATGCTATAAGttctataaataatattaaaaaaatatttaaaataatagttaGGAACTCAATCGAATCTAGCGTCAAAACTACGACAAAGAGTGGTCCAACCTATAAGAGCCATGAGGACTTGACGTCATCCCCATCTTCCTCTAGCATATCAGTCTTTCATGAGTGTGACACACactttttgtttgtttgatcacttataaaataattttttttataaaatgatacTAGTACATAGCTAAACTATCATAATAGTTAAAATTATACTCCATCATGTAAAAGTATTTTACACAATTTGTTATTGCATATAGTTtaaatgttttttattttatttttatgcaaGAGCTAAATACATTTGCTCACATGCTATAGACAATTTCTTGGTTGCTTCATTGGGCTGCAAATGTCCCCTTTTAAGTCAAATTTTATGTGCGGCTCGGCCCACAAAGTCACATATTTTCTCATTCTGCCGCCTGTCTTTCTAAAGTGTCCACAACATCTTATGTCACTCAAgtgttctttttcttcttggtGAAAAGTaagtgttttctttttctttttcccacTTTTGATTTGAATAGGAATTTGCTAGATTTTATATGATGGTTCCCTTTATATAAAATGAAATCCACAAAAAGCTATCGCTTGTTTGTTCAAGCACCCCTTTTCAAGCTAAGTTGGTTACCAACAAGGGATTTTATGCAAAGTATTTTATgatatataatacataaatagacACTTAAATTTGATTTCGGATGACAAGTAATTAAGCACTCTAACTTTGAGAGTGTATATATAGATACCTTAATATGATTTTAGTTGGCAACTAGCACTCTAATCCGTCTCGTGGACATCCGATGTTGACGTGATACATAACTTTTGGGTGGTGTTAGGAGGATCGTTAAGCTGGAGTGTTTAATTGACACAGTGTGGAGACGAGTTGAGGTGTCTGCACGTGCATACTCAATGTTGGAGTGATTATTTGTCAGCTGAAGCCAAATTTAAGtgtgttt contains the following coding sequences:
- the LOC129878682 gene encoding transcription factor MYB14-like, translating into MVRAPCCEKMGLKKGPWTQEEDQILISFIQKYGHENWRALPKQAGLLRCGKSCRLRWTNYLRPDIKRGNFSEEEEEIIIKLHKLLGNRWSAIASRLPGRTDNEIKNFWHTHLKKRLEQHNDLASTTTTKKGHEMTTNVTQNIEEHHIISSNYYQDSQNIVAYHPTSCHDQEDLQENNSSSHDTQSNKEENMQYSTNYGHGDMTRFNNDMFFWYNVFMSSGNNASDEIN